A window of Verrucomicrobiia bacterium contains these coding sequences:
- a CDS encoding type II toxin-antitoxin system prevent-host-death family antitoxin, protein MNSTVTISELQAQTPRIVRETERRGMTAVTRHGRIAAFLISKDRVEAMIETMEILADPEAMRAIRDFDSGKMKLNPVECLDED, encoded by the coding sequence ATGAATTCTACGGTAACCATTTCTGAGTTGCAAGCCCAGACGCCCAGGATCGTGAGGGAAACCGAACGCCGCGGCATGACCGCCGTGACCCGTCATGGCAGGATCGCCGCCTTCCTTATTTCCAAGGACCGCGTCGAGGCAATGATCGAGACTATGGAGATTCTGGCCGACCCCGAGGCCATGCGAGCCATTCGCGACTTCGATTCGGGGAAAATGAAACTCAACCCCGTCGAGTGCCTGGATGAAGACTGA
- a CDS encoding right-handed parallel beta-helix repeat-containing protein, protein MPLDARPVLRWVLPLGLLCFPAGDSVGGPATDFSPPGEEQQLPHAMHSQMKERPVITVGLHDADIIGSDNRALQAAVDYIAGLGGGTVQIGEGEFLMHDSLHLRLLVTVRGKGDKTILRKAKGDSSPLALDGDYGEEQVTLANPDGFKVGYGVAVWDSQSGGFHTTVGRITGKNGSTFSFDTPLSADCMVANKAQAATVFPVVSGYNLEGARIEDLVIDGNKEENVSLNGCRGGGIFLYRGFGTVIAGCVVRNFNGDGISFQQSNDVRVEDCASEDNTGLGIHPGSGSQRPIVRGCTARRNGQDGLYLCWRVRHGLFEKNILEDNGGYGISIGHKDSDNVLQENEVRGNQQDGVLFRNETEGMAGHRNRLENNVIENNGGGQEASGIRVRGEPHDLVFRNNVIRDTRPAGARKQTVGIRIEQGVGSVRLDNNEIEARTKIEDERKPKPRT, encoded by the coding sequence ATGCCGCTCGATGCGAGGCCGGTTTTGAGGTGGGTGCTTCCGCTGGGGCTGCTTTGCTTTCCAGCAGGCGATTCTGTGGGCGGCCCAGCAACCGATTTTTCTCCACCTGGAGAGGAACAGCAACTTCCTCACGCGATGCACTCGCAGATGAAGGAGCGGCCTGTGATCACCGTGGGATTGCACGATGCGGACATTATCGGTTCTGACAACAGGGCCCTGCAGGCTGCGGTGGATTACATCGCCGGCCTGGGAGGAGGCACGGTTCAGATTGGGGAAGGCGAGTTCCTGATGCACGATTCGCTTCATCTTCGGCTCTTGGTTACGGTTCGGGGTAAAGGAGACAAAACCATCCTGCGCAAAGCCAAGGGGGACTCCTCCCCGCTGGCTCTCGACGGCGATTATGGCGAGGAACAGGTGACCCTGGCAAATCCGGATGGATTCAAGGTGGGTTATGGCGTGGCGGTGTGGGACAGCCAGTCCGGCGGGTTCCACACCACAGTAGGCCGAATCACCGGGAAAAATGGCAGCACTTTTTCTTTCGACACGCCATTGAGCGCGGATTGCATGGTGGCCAATAAGGCTCAGGCCGCCACGGTGTTTCCTGTGGTGAGCGGTTATAACCTGGAAGGGGCGCGTATCGAGGACCTGGTTATTGATGGGAACAAAGAGGAGAATGTATCGCTCAATGGCTGCCGTGGCGGGGGTATTTTCCTTTACCGCGGCTTTGGAACCGTCATCGCGGGCTGCGTGGTGCGGAACTTTAACGGGGATGGCATCAGCTTTCAGCAATCCAACGACGTTCGGGTCGAGGATTGCGCCAGTGAAGACAACACGGGCCTGGGCATACACCCGGGGAGCGGTTCACAGAGGCCCATTGTGCGAGGCTGCACGGCTCGGCGCAATGGGCAGGACGGTCTCTATTTATGCTGGCGCGTGCGTCACGGGCTTTTCGAGAAAAACATCCTCGAAGACAATGGCGGGTATGGCATCTCGATTGGGCATAAAGACAGCGACAATGTTCTGCAAGAAAATGAAGTGCGTGGCAATCAGCAGGATGGCGTGCTTTTTCGCAATGAAACCGAAGGCATGGCCGGCCACCGGAATCGGCTGGAAAACAACGTCATTGAAAACAACGGTGGCGGGCAAGAAGCCTCGGGCATTCGGGTGCGCGGGGAACCGCACGACCTGGTATTTCGCAACAACGTCATCCGCGACACGCGCCCTGCGGGCGCCCGCAAGCAAACGGTCGGCATCCGCATCGAACAAGGGGTTGGCAGCGTCCGGCTCGATAACAACGAAATTGAGGCCAGGACGAAAATAGAGGATGAACGGAAGCCAAAGCCTCGAACCTGA
- a CDS encoding DUF1080 domain-containing protein: protein MKVIVVDTNTLAGLTFSFKVWQCRFMNGIQNTCVDGKEPAKSHHLLHQFRRRPELVLAFGLVLLLATGPLAAQTPAPEEGFVSLFDGKSLDGWKIGDNSELFQVHDGMIVMECPATDHRPAHLFYDGAVNGHQFKNFDLRVDVMTYPGANSGIYFHTKFQQAGFPRLGLECQVDNSHSDWRRTGSLYGVCNLTWGPETPPDDNKQNVFFVEKPPVTDNVWYTQEIICRNGVVTLKLDGKPMFTYRITEADAEHKLSTGATWLPEGTFALQGHPPMPGHISKAAFRNIRVKVLPD from the coding sequence GTGAAAGTCATCGTCGTCGATACCAACACCTTAGCGGGCTTGACTTTTTCATTCAAAGTCTGGCAGTGTCGCTTTATGAATGGGATTCAAAACACCTGCGTCGATGGGAAGGAACCGGCAAAGTCGCACCACTTATTGCATCAATTCAGGCGCCGGCCCGAATTGGTCCTGGCCTTCGGGTTGGTCTTGCTGCTGGCAACAGGTCCGCTGGCCGCGCAGACGCCTGCTCCGGAAGAAGGTTTTGTGAGCCTCTTTGACGGAAAGAGCCTCGACGGGTGGAAGATAGGGGACAACTCGGAACTCTTCCAGGTTCATGACGGCATGATAGTGATGGAATGTCCGGCGACCGATCACCGGCCTGCGCACTTGTTTTATGACGGCGCGGTGAATGGGCATCAGTTCAAGAATTTCGACCTGCGCGTGGACGTGATGACCTATCCGGGCGCTAACTCGGGGATTTACTTCCATACAAAATTTCAGCAGGCGGGTTTCCCCAGGCTTGGACTCGAATGCCAGGTTGATAATAGCCATAGCGATTGGCGGCGCACAGGCAGCCTCTATGGGGTCTGTAATCTGACCTGGGGCCCGGAAACACCGCCCGACGACAACAAACAAAACGTTTTCTTCGTGGAAAAGCCGCCGGTCACTGACAACGTCTGGTACACCCAGGAGATTATTTGCCGGAACGGCGTAGTGACCCTCAAGCTGGATGGGAAGCCCATGTTTACGTACCGGATTACCGAGGCCGACGCCGAACATAAACTTTCCACTGGCGCGACGTGGTTGCCCGAAGGCACCTTCGCTCTGCAGGGACATCCTCCGATGCCGGGGCACATCAGCAAGGCTGCCTTCAGGAATATACGCGTGAAGGTGTTGCCGGATTGA
- a CDS encoding glycoside hydrolase family 97 protein — translation MRYSALTLLLGTLCAASQPAFPPLTSPDGRLIVQFSIVPDQNTSAPAHLVYSVSFRGEPLLNESGLGLEFEGQPILGADVRLLDATPSQTDESYRLLTGKVSAARNHFNALRLDLRENAAPSRKLAIEARAYDDAVAFRYVVPEQPGLKDFRLSRENTQFRISKDATTYALVLPNYRSMYESEFLKLPITAFSNQGGVASTVLLGLPLLMNVPGVGWLAITEAGLRDSTAMYLVNPSGNWGGHWFETRLAPHVEDPTLAVSGTLPYHSAWRVLMVASEPAKLIESTVLTSLNPPAAFSDTSWIHPGKAAWDWWSGSIGPDGKSAYTTETMKYYVDFAATSGFPYMLVDAGWFAHGDITRMNGRVDIPELARYAAQKNVKVWIWLGYQEASRQMDEAFPIYEKWGVAGVKIDFIERDDQAGIAFYYHAADMAARHHLMVDFHGCTKPSGLDRTYPNIMGYEAVAGMEQSKAGARDNPDHRVTLPFTRMLAGRMDYTPGGFDNVTFAEFEPRGRRPMVMGTRAQQLAMYVVYEAPFQMVSDCPQAYKDQPAFDFIKSVPTTWDETRGLAGAPGQFVTIARRHGTDWFIGSMSNWQPRRLEIPLTFLGPGHFLAEIYADSPDSDRFPKKILKQKKRVSAATVLKAQLAPGGGYAVRLQAER, via the coding sequence TTGCGATATTCCGCTCTGACACTCCTCCTCGGAACTTTGTGCGCCGCTTCGCAACCGGCCTTTCCGCCACTCACCTCGCCCGATGGCCGGCTGATAGTTCAGTTTTCCATCGTGCCGGACCAAAACACGTCGGCCCCAGCGCACCTGGTTTATTCAGTTTCATTCCGCGGCGAACCGCTCCTCAACGAATCGGGGCTTGGTCTCGAATTCGAGGGCCAACCCATTCTGGGCGCGGATGTTCGGCTGCTCGATGCCACCCCGTCTCAGACCGATGAGAGTTACCGCCTCCTGACCGGCAAGGTCAGCGCCGCGCGCAATCATTTTAATGCCCTGCGCCTGGACCTGCGCGAAAACGCGGCCCCGTCGCGAAAGCTCGCGATTGAAGCCCGCGCCTATGATGACGCCGTTGCCTTCCGGTATGTCGTTCCGGAACAACCCGGGCTCAAAGACTTCCGCCTGTCCAGGGAAAACACCCAGTTTCGAATCAGCAAGGATGCGACCACCTACGCCCTGGTCCTTCCCAATTACCGGTCCATGTATGAGAGTGAATTTCTCAAGCTGCCCATCACCGCCTTTTCAAACCAGGGCGGCGTGGCCAGCACGGTGCTGCTCGGCCTGCCGCTGCTGATGAATGTGCCGGGCGTAGGCTGGCTGGCCATTACCGAGGCCGGCCTCCGGGATTCCACCGCCATGTATTTGGTCAACCCCTCCGGAAATTGGGGCGGCCACTGGTTCGAAACCCGCCTGGCGCCGCACGTCGAGGACCCCACACTGGCTGTCTCGGGCACATTGCCTTACCACTCGGCCTGGCGCGTCCTGATGGTGGCCAGTGAACCGGCTAAACTCATCGAATCCACCGTCCTCACCAGCCTCAACCCGCCAGCCGCGTTTTCCGACACCTCCTGGATTCATCCCGGCAAAGCCGCCTGGGATTGGTGGAGCGGCAGCATCGGGCCGGACGGAAAATCCGCCTACACCACAGAAACAATGAAGTATTACGTGGACTTTGCCGCAACTTCCGGCTTCCCCTACATGCTCGTGGACGCCGGCTGGTTCGCCCACGGGGACATCACCCGGATGAATGGCCGCGTGGACATCCCCGAACTCGCGCGATACGCAGCCCAAAAGAATGTGAAGGTATGGATTTGGCTTGGTTACCAGGAAGCCAGCCGGCAAATGGATGAAGCGTTTCCCATCTACGAAAAATGGGGCGTGGCCGGCGTGAAAATCGATTTCATCGAACGCGATGACCAGGCGGGAATCGCGTTCTATTACCACGCGGCGGACATGGCCGCGCGCCACCATCTCATGGTCGATTTTCATGGCTGCACCAAACCCAGCGGCCTGGACCGCACCTATCCCAATATCATGGGCTATGAAGCCGTGGCGGGGATGGAGCAATCCAAGGCGGGCGCGCGAGACAACCCGGACCACCGCGTCACGCTCCCCTTCACGAGGATGCTCGCTGGCCGGATGGATTATACCCCCGGCGGATTCGATAATGTCACCTTCGCCGAGTTTGAACCGCGCGGGCGAAGGCCCATGGTCATGGGCACGCGCGCCCAGCAACTCGCCATGTACGTCGTCTATGAAGCCCCATTCCAAATGGTTTCGGATTGCCCCCAGGCCTATAAAGACCAGCCTGCGTTCGACTTCATCAAAAGCGTCCCCACCACTTGGGATGAAACTCGCGGCCTCGCCGGCGCCCCTGGCCAGTTTGTGACCATCGCCCGCCGCCATGGGACTGACTGGTTCATTGGCAGCATGAGTAATTGGCAACCCCGCCGGCTTGAAATACCGCTCACTTTCCTCGGCCCCGGCCATTTCCTCGCCGAAATCTACGCAGACTCCCCGGACTCAGACCGCTTTCCCAAAAAAATCCTGAAGCAGAAGAAACGCGTTTCCGCGGCAACGGTCTTGAAAGCGCAACTGGCGCCCGGTGGCGGCTACGCCGTGCGCCTGCAAGCAGAACGCTGA
- a CDS encoding fucose isomerase, with protein MNNIKPLKPKQAYLVSNGDLRLSANQKCWPEQAKMEAALGKALKAEGWSIVRAHSYDKQKQHGFIDSQKMGMEVFRRIDSSAPLIVAESVWQYSHHLLAGLSAHRGPVLTVANWSGTWPGLVGMLNLNGSMTKSGIPYSTLWSEDFTDGFFKAGLRDWLADGAIRHDQSHVQDLRLLKLSHEDDQLGRRAARKLRQDKAIMGVFDEGCMGMFNAIIPDELLHPTGVFKERLSQSSLYAAMQQVTATEANQVLDWLLKKGMRFHWGTDEQTELTKAQTLDQCRMYVAAVRLASEFGCAAIGIQYQQGLKDLAPASDLVEGLLNNSERPPVKSRESGRILFEGEPIPHFNEVDECAGLDGLVTFRLWRQLGFAPENTLHDLRWGRHFRGRGLNDYIWVFLISGAVPPAHLIGGYKGAVSERQPPMYFRLGGGTIKGVSKPGHIVWSRIFTMDGKLHCDLGVARVVELPEQETQRRWRETTPQWPIMHAVLEGITRDQMMARHKSNHIQVVYAPNPKQAHRACRIKAAMLAELGLEVHLCGAVALA; from the coding sequence ATGAACAACATTAAACCCCTCAAACCAAAACAGGCTTATTTGGTTTCCAATGGCGACCTCCGGCTTTCCGCTAACCAGAAATGCTGGCCGGAGCAGGCCAAAATGGAGGCCGCCCTCGGCAAGGCCCTCAAGGCGGAAGGCTGGAGTATCGTTCGCGCCCACTCTTACGATAAACAAAAGCAACACGGCTTCATCGATTCCCAAAAAATGGGCATGGAGGTCTTTCGGCGCATCGACTCATCCGCGCCGCTCATTGTGGCGGAATCGGTCTGGCAGTACAGCCATCATCTGCTGGCCGGCTTGAGCGCCCATCGCGGCCCTGTCCTCACCGTCGCCAATTGGAGCGGCACCTGGCCCGGATTGGTCGGCATGCTTAACCTGAATGGGTCAATGACCAAGTCAGGCATTCCGTACAGCACTCTTTGGAGCGAAGATTTTACCGATGGCTTTTTCAAAGCAGGCCTCCGCGATTGGCTGGCCGACGGCGCCATCCGCCACGATCAAAGCCATGTCCAGGACTTGCGGTTGCTCAAACTCTCTCATGAGGACGACCAACTCGGCAGACGCGCTGCCCGTAAACTGCGCCAGGACAAGGCCATCATGGGTGTGTTCGACGAAGGATGCATGGGCATGTTTAACGCCATTATCCCCGACGAACTCCTGCATCCAACCGGCGTGTTCAAAGAGCGGCTCAGCCAGTCCTCTCTTTATGCCGCCATGCAACAGGTCACCGCCACAGAGGCCAATCAGGTGCTCGATTGGCTGCTCAAAAAGGGAATGCGCTTTCATTGGGGAACCGACGAGCAAACGGAGCTTACAAAAGCCCAGACGCTCGACCAATGCAGAATGTATGTGGCAGCGGTCCGGCTGGCATCGGAGTTTGGCTGCGCCGCTATCGGCATTCAATACCAGCAAGGACTCAAGGACCTCGCCCCCGCTAGCGACCTCGTCGAGGGCCTCCTCAACAACTCGGAGCGTCCCCCGGTAAAGTCCCGCGAATCAGGCCGAATTCTGTTCGAAGGCGAGCCCATTCCCCACTTTAATGAAGTCGATGAATGCGCCGGCCTGGACGGCCTGGTGACCTTCCGCCTTTGGCGGCAGCTTGGGTTTGCCCCGGAGAACACCCTGCATGACCTGCGTTGGGGCCGGCATTTCAGGGGGCGCGGGCTCAACGATTACATTTGGGTCTTCCTCATCTCCGGGGCTGTCCCCCCTGCCCATCTCATTGGCGGCTACAAAGGGGCCGTCAGTGAAAGACAACCGCCAATGTACTTCCGGCTCGGAGGCGGCACGATCAAAGGCGTCTCAAAACCGGGGCACATCGTTTGGAGCCGGATATTCACCATGGACGGCAAGCTGCACTGCGACCTCGGAGTCGCGCGCGTAGTGGAATTGCCTGAGCAAGAGACCCAGCGCCGCTGGCGCGAGACCACGCCCCAATGGCCGATTATGCACGCGGTGCTCGAAGGCATCACGCGCGACCAGATGATGGCCCGCCATAAGTCCAACCATATCCAGGTCGTCTATGCGCCCAACCCCAAGCAGGCCCATCGCGCCTGCCGCATCAAGGCGGCCATGCTCGCCGAACTGGGGCTTGAGGTCCACTTGTGCGGTGCAGTGGCCCTTGCCTAA